A region from the Pseudomonas promysalinigenes genome encodes:
- the uppS gene encoding polyprenyl diphosphate synthase → MEKSKLAAPLSVPRHVAIIMDGNNRWAKKRLLPGVAGHKAGVDAVRAVIEVCAESGVEVLTLFAFSSENWQRPADEVGALMELFFTALRREARRLNENNISLRIIGDRSRFHPELQAAMREAEALTAGNNRFILQIAANYGGQWDIAQAAQRLAREVQAGHLRPDDITPGLLQTCLATGELPLPDLCIRTGGEHRISNFLLWQLAYAELYFSDLYWPDFKHEAMRKALAEFASRQRRFGKTSEQVEAGARA, encoded by the coding sequence ATGGAAAAGTCCAAGTTGGCGGCACCACTTTCGGTGCCGCGTCACGTCGCGATCATCATGGATGGCAACAACCGCTGGGCGAAGAAGCGCCTGTTGCCCGGCGTCGCCGGGCACAAGGCTGGCGTCGACGCGGTGCGCGCAGTCATCGAAGTGTGCGCCGAGTCTGGGGTCGAAGTGCTGACCCTGTTCGCATTCTCCAGTGAAAACTGGCAACGTCCGGCCGACGAGGTCGGTGCGTTGATGGAGCTGTTTTTCACGGCTTTGCGCCGGGAGGCACGGCGCCTCAACGAGAACAACATCAGCCTGCGCATCATCGGCGATCGCTCACGCTTTCACCCCGAGTTGCAGGCCGCCATGCGCGAAGCCGAAGCGCTGACTGCTGGCAACAACCGCTTCATCCTGCAGATCGCCGCGAACTACGGTGGCCAGTGGGATATCGCGCAAGCTGCCCAGCGCCTGGCGCGTGAGGTTCAGGCAGGCCATTTGCGGCCTGACGACATCACCCCGGGGTTGCTGCAGACTTGCCTGGCCACCGGCGAGCTGCCTTTACCTGACCTGTGCATCCGTACCGGTGGTGAGCACCGCATCAGCAACTTCCTGCTATGGCAGCTGGCGTATGCCGAGCTGTATTTCTCCGACCTGTACTGGCCGGATTTCAAACACGAGGCCATGCGCAAAGCACTGGCCGAATTCGCATCGCGCCAGCGCCGCTTCGGTAAGACCAGCGAGCAGGTCGAGGCTGGAGCTCGTGCTTAA
- the ispC gene encoding 1-deoxy-D-xylulose-5-phosphate reductoisomerase — translation MSTVQRITVLGATGSIGLSTLDVIARHPERYQVYALSGYTRIDDLLALCVQHRPAYAVVPNPEAAVRLRLGLADAGCATQVLEGEAGLCEVAAAPQVDAVMAAIVGAAGLRPTLAAVEAGKKVLLANKEALVMSGALFMEAVRRSGAVLLPIDSEHNAIFQCLPGDYARGLSQIGVRRILLTASGGPFRETPLPALVDVTPEQACAHPNWSMGRKISVDSASMMNKGLELIEACWLFDAAPAKVEVVVHPQSVIHSLVDYVDGSVLAQLGNPDMRTPIANALAWPERIESGVAPLDLFAIARLDFQAPDELRFPCLRLARQAAEAGNSAPAVLNAANEVAVEAFLQRRIRFPEIASMIEQVLEQEPVVPLLSLEAVFAADQRARELAREWLRRHGR, via the coding sequence GTGAGCACCGTGCAGCGGATTACCGTGCTGGGCGCTACAGGCTCGATTGGCCTGAGCACCCTGGATGTGATTGCGCGCCACCCTGAGCGCTACCAGGTCTATGCGTTGAGCGGCTACACCCGTATCGATGACCTGCTGGCTCTGTGCGTTCAGCATCGCCCGGCTTATGCCGTGGTACCCAACCCTGAGGCTGCGGTGCGCCTGCGCCTGGGGCTGGCCGATGCTGGCTGCGCTACCCAAGTGCTGGAAGGGGAGGCCGGGCTGTGCGAGGTTGCAGCCGCACCGCAGGTGGATGCAGTAATGGCGGCCATCGTCGGTGCCGCCGGCCTGCGCCCGACCTTGGCTGCGGTCGAGGCGGGCAAGAAGGTGCTGCTGGCCAACAAAGAGGCGCTGGTGATGTCCGGCGCTTTGTTCATGGAGGCGGTGCGCCGCAGTGGTGCGGTACTGTTGCCGATCGACAGTGAACACAACGCCATTTTCCAGTGCCTGCCGGGCGATTACGCCCGTGGCCTGAGCCAGATCGGTGTGCGCCGCATCTTGCTGACCGCCTCGGGTGGTCCGTTTCGCGAAACACCGCTGCCGGCCTTGGTCGACGTCACCCCTGAGCAAGCTTGCGCCCACCCCAACTGGTCAATGGGCCGGAAGATTTCGGTGGACTCGGCCAGCATGATGAACAAAGGCCTGGAACTGATCGAAGCCTGCTGGCTATTCGATGCAGCGCCGGCCAAGGTCGAAGTAGTGGTGCATCCGCAAAGCGTGATCCACTCGCTGGTCGACTACGTCGATGGTTCGGTGCTGGCTCAGTTGGGCAACCCGGATATGCGCACGCCCATCGCCAACGCGCTGGCTTGGCCTGAGCGTATCGAGTCGGGTGTTGCCCCGCTGGATTTATTCGCCATCGCCCGCCTGGACTTCCAGGCGCCTGACGAGCTGCGCTTCCCGTGCCTGCGCCTGGCGCGACAGGCAGCTGAAGCTGGTAACAGTGCACCTGCGGTGCTCAACGCGGCCAATGAGGTCGCGGTCGAGGCATTTCTTCAGCGGCGTATCCGCTTCCCGGAGATCGCGAGTATGATCGAGCAGGTGCTTGAGCAAGAACCTGTCGTGCCTTTGCTGTCGCTGGAGGCTGTATTTGCCGCCGACCAACGTGCGCGCGAATTGGCGCGCGAGTGGCTGAGGCGACATGGCCGTTGA
- the tsf gene encoding translation elongation factor Ts, whose product MAAITAALVKELRERTGEGMMDCKKALEKAGGDIEKAIDDMRASGAIKAAKKAGNVAAEGAIAVKTDGKAAVLLEVNSQTDFLALQDDFKNFVAESLEEAFAQKLTDAAPLIASREAAREALVAKCGENVNIRRLVRVEGDVVGAYLHGNKIGAAVVLKGGDIELAKNIAMHVAASNPEFLDSSEISAEAIEREKNVFLQLNADKIAGKPENIVENMINGRITKFKAEASLKEQAFVMNPEVKVGELAKKAGAEIVSFTYFKVGEGIEKPVDDFAAEVAAQVAAAKQ is encoded by the coding sequence ATGGCAGCAATTACTGCGGCGCTGGTCAAAGAACTGCGCGAGCGTACCGGCGAAGGCATGATGGATTGCAAGAAGGCCCTGGAAAAGGCCGGCGGCGACATCGAGAAAGCCATTGACGACATGCGTGCTTCGGGCGCCATCAAGGCCGCCAAAAAGGCTGGCAACGTGGCTGCTGAAGGCGCCATCGCCGTCAAGACCGACGGCAAAGCCGCCGTTCTGCTGGAAGTGAACTCGCAGACCGACTTCCTGGCCCTGCAAGACGACTTCAAGAACTTCGTGGCCGAAAGCCTGGAAGAAGCCTTCGCTCAGAAACTGACCGACGCTGCCCCGCTGATCGCCTCCCGCGAAGCTGCTCGTGAAGCCCTGGTCGCCAAGTGCGGCGAAAACGTCAACATCCGCCGCCTGGTGCGTGTTGAAGGCGACGTTGTCGGTGCCTACCTGCACGGCAACAAGATCGGTGCTGCCGTTGTTCTGAAAGGCGGCGACATCGAGCTGGCCAAGAACATCGCCATGCACGTTGCAGCTTCGAACCCAGAGTTCCTGGATTCGTCGGAAATTTCCGCCGAGGCCATCGAGCGCGAGAAGAACGTCTTCCTGCAGCTGAACGCTGACAAGATCGCTGGCAAGCCAGAAAACATCGTTGAGAACATGATCAACGGTCGTATCACCAAGTTCAAAGCCGAAGCTTCGCTCAAAGAGCAGGCCTTCGTCATGAACCCAGAAGTCAAAGTCGGCGAGCTGGCCAAGAAAGCTGGCGCTGAAATCGTTTCCTTCACCTACTTCAAAGTTGGCGAAGGCATCGAGAAGCCAGTCGACGACTTCGCTGCTGAAGTTGCCGCTCAGGTAGCTGCTGCCAAGCAGTAA
- a CDS encoding phosphatidate cytidylyltransferase, translated as MLKQRIITALILLPVALGGFFLLNGGDFALFIGFVVTLGAWEWARLAGLVAQPLRIAYAAVVAGALMLLHLMPDLAPWVLGASVIWWGLATWLVLTYPRSSELWASAACKLLIGLLILLPAWQGLMLLKHWQLGNWLILSVMVLVWSADIGAYFSGRAFGKRKLAPQVSPGKSWEGVYGGLAVSLAITLVVGINRGWGFGQLLLGLMGAALVVMSSVIGDLTESMFKRRAGIKDSSNLLPGHGGVLDRIDSLTAAIPVFAVLLWAAEWGVM; from the coding sequence ATGCTTAAACAACGCATCATTACAGCGCTGATCCTGCTGCCGGTCGCGCTGGGCGGTTTCTTTCTGCTCAACGGCGGGGATTTCGCCCTGTTCATCGGCTTCGTGGTGACCCTGGGTGCCTGGGAATGGGCGCGTCTGGCCGGACTTGTGGCTCAGCCTCTGCGTATCGCCTATGCCGCGGTGGTCGCTGGCGCGCTGATGCTGCTGCACCTGATGCCGGACCTGGCCCCGTGGGTGCTCGGGGCTTCGGTCATCTGGTGGGGGTTGGCCACCTGGCTGGTACTGACCTACCCACGCAGCAGCGAACTATGGGCCAGCGCCGCTTGCAAGCTGTTGATCGGCCTGTTGATCCTGCTGCCTGCCTGGCAAGGCCTGATGCTGCTCAAGCACTGGCAGCTAGGTAATTGGCTGATTTTGTCGGTGATGGTGCTGGTCTGGTCTGCCGACATCGGCGCCTACTTCTCCGGTCGCGCCTTTGGCAAACGCAAGCTCGCCCCACAGGTAAGCCCCGGCAAGAGCTGGGAAGGGGTATACGGTGGCCTGGCGGTCAGCCTGGCGATCACCCTTGTGGTCGGTATCAACCGTGGCTGGGGCTTCGGCCAATTGCTGCTGGGGTTGATGGGCGCGGCCCTGGTGGTCATGTCTTCGGTGATCGGTGATTTGACCGAGAGCATGTTCAAGCGCCGCGCCGGTATCAAGGACAGCAGCAACCTGCTGCCTGGACACGGCGGTGTGCTCGATCGCATCGATAGCCTGACCGCAGCCATCCCGGTCTTTGCCGTGCTGCTGTGGGCCGCTGAATGGGGTGTTATGTGA
- the rpsB gene encoding 30S ribosomal protein S2: MSQVNMRDMLKAGVHFGHQTRYWNPKMGKYIFGARNKIHIINLEKTLPMFNDALSFVERLAQGKNKILFVGTKRSAGKIVAEQAARAGSPYVDHRWLGGMLTNYKTIRASIKRLRDLETQAEDGTFAKLTKKEALMRSRDLEKLDRSLGGIKDMGGLPDALFVIDVDHERIAITEANKLGIPVIGVVDTNSSPEGVDFVIPGNDDAIRAIELYMTSMADAVIRGRNNVAGGTEVYAEEAAAPAAE, encoded by the coding sequence ATGTCCCAAGTCAACATGCGCGATATGCTGAAGGCCGGTGTGCACTTCGGTCACCAGACCCGTTACTGGAACCCGAAAATGGGCAAGTACATTTTCGGTGCGCGCAACAAGATCCACATCATCAACCTGGAAAAAACCCTGCCGATGTTCAACGACGCTCTGTCGTTCGTAGAGCGCCTGGCCCAGGGCAAGAACAAGATCCTGTTCGTCGGCACCAAGCGTTCCGCTGGCAAGATCGTCGCCGAGCAAGCAGCTCGCGCAGGTTCGCCATACGTTGACCACCGTTGGTTGGGCGGCATGCTGACCAACTACAAGACCATCCGTGCTTCGATCAAGCGTCTGCGCGACCTGGAAACCCAGGCCGAAGATGGCACCTTCGCCAAGCTGACCAAGAAAGAAGCTCTGATGCGTTCGCGCGACCTGGAAAAACTGGATCGCAGCCTGGGCGGTATCAAGGACATGGGCGGCCTGCCTGATGCCCTGTTCGTGATCGACGTTGACCACGAGCGCATTGCTATCACCGAAGCCAACAAGCTGGGCATCCCGGTCATCGGCGTTGTCGATACCAACAGCAGCCCAGAAGGTGTTGACTTCGTTATCCCAGGTAACGATGACGCCATTCGCGCTATCGAGCTGTACATGACTTCGATGGCTGACGCCGTCATCCGCGGCCGCAACAACGTTGCCGGTGGCACTGAAGTCTACGCTGAAGAAGCGGCTGCACCTGCTGCTGAGTAA
- the frr gene encoding ribosome recycling factor has product MINDIKKDAQERMGKSIEALTRNLAAIRTGRAHPSILDSVRVTAWGSEMPLNQVAAITVEDARTLKIVAHDKNLSAAIEKAILTSDLGLNPSSAGTTIRVPMPALTEETRKGYTKQASGVAEDAKVAVRNVRRDALADLKKLTKDKAISEDEERRAADEIQKLTDKFVAEVDAAFKAKEKDLMAV; this is encoded by the coding sequence ATGATCAACGACATCAAGAAAGACGCGCAGGAGCGCATGGGCAAGTCCATCGAAGCCCTGACTCGTAACCTGGCGGCGATCCGCACCGGTCGCGCCCACCCAAGCATCCTGGATAGCGTCAGGGTCACTGCCTGGGGTAGCGAGATGCCGCTGAACCAAGTGGCCGCGATTACCGTCGAAGACGCCCGCACCCTGAAGATTGTCGCCCACGACAAGAACCTCAGCGCTGCCATCGAAAAGGCCATCCTGACTTCCGACCTGGGCCTGAATCCGTCCAGCGCCGGTACCACCATCCGTGTGCCGATGCCGGCTCTGACCGAAGAAACCCGCAAGGGCTACACCAAGCAGGCCAGTGGCGTTGCCGAAGATGCCAAAGTGGCTGTGCGCAACGTGCGCCGCGATGCGCTTGCCGACCTGAAAAAGCTGACCAAGGACAAGGCCATCAGCGAAGACGAAGAACGTCGCGCCGCAGATGAAATCCAGAAGCTGACCGACAAATTCGTCGCCGAAGTCGATGCTGCTTTCAAAGCCAAGGAAAAGGACCTGATGGCCGTCTAA
- the map gene encoding type I methionyl aminopeptidase encodes MTVTIKTAEDIEKMRIAGRLAAEVLEMIEEHVKPGVTTEELDRLCHDYIVNVQQAIPAPLNYKGYPKSICTSINHVVCHGIPNDKPLKDGDTLNIDVTVIKDGYHGDTSRMFHVGNVPVWAERLSKVTQECMYKAIELVKPGCRLGDIGEVIQKHAEKNGFSVVREFCGHGIGKVFHEEPQILHYGRAGTGMELKEGMTFTIEPMINQGKADTKVLGDGWTAITKDRKLSAQWEHTLVVTATGYEIFTLRKDDTIPRTSA; translated from the coding sequence ATGACCGTCACCATCAAGACTGCTGAAGACATCGAGAAGATGCGCATCGCCGGCCGCCTGGCCGCCGAGGTGCTGGAAATGATCGAAGAACACGTCAAGCCCGGCGTCACCACCGAAGAGCTCGACCGCCTGTGCCACGACTACATCGTCAACGTCCAACAGGCCATTCCGGCGCCCCTGAACTACAAGGGCTACCCGAAATCGATCTGCACCTCGATCAACCACGTGGTCTGCCACGGGATCCCCAACGACAAGCCACTCAAGGACGGTGACACGCTTAACATCGACGTCACCGTGATCAAGGATGGCTATCACGGCGATACCAGCCGCATGTTCCATGTCGGCAACGTGCCAGTCTGGGCCGAGCGCCTGTCCAAGGTCACCCAGGAATGCATGTACAAGGCCATCGAACTGGTCAAGCCCGGTTGCCGCCTGGGCGATATCGGCGAAGTGATCCAGAAGCATGCCGAGAAGAATGGCTTCTCGGTCGTTCGTGAATTCTGTGGCCACGGCATCGGCAAGGTGTTCCATGAAGAGCCGCAGATCCTCCACTACGGCCGCGCCGGCACCGGCATGGAGCTCAAGGAAGGCATGACCTTCACCATCGAGCCGATGATCAACCAGGGCAAGGCTGACACCAAAGTGCTGGGCGACGGCTGGACCGCCATTACCAAGGATCGCAAGCTCTCGGCCCAGTGGGAACACACCCTGGTGGTGACCGCGACCGGTTACGAGATCTTCACCTTGCGCAAGGACGACACCATCCCCCGCACCTCGGCCTGA
- the pyrH gene encoding UMP kinase, with protein MAQQVSGRQPRYKRILLKLSGEALMGSEDFGIDPKVLDRMALEVGQLVGIGVQVGLVIGGGNLFRGAALSAAGMDRVTGDHMGMLATVMNALAMRDALERSNIPALVMSAISMVGVTDHYDRRKAIRHLNSGDVVIFSAGTGNPFFTTDSAACLRAIEIDADVVLKATKVDGVYTADPFKDPHAEKFDHLTYDEVLDRKLGVMDLTAICLCRDHKMPLRVFNMNKPGALLNIVVGGAEGTLIEEGQA; from the coding sequence ATGGCTCAGCAGGTGAGTGGTCGCCAACCTCGCTATAAACGCATTTTGCTCAAACTTAGCGGCGAGGCCCTGATGGGCTCGGAAGACTTCGGGATCGACCCGAAGGTGCTGGACCGCATGGCCCTGGAAGTTGGCCAGTTGGTAGGGATCGGCGTTCAGGTCGGCCTGGTGATCGGTGGTGGCAACCTGTTCCGCGGCGCAGCGCTCAGCGCAGCCGGCATGGACCGTGTCACAGGCGATCACATGGGCATGCTCGCCACCGTGATGAACGCATTGGCCATGCGCGATGCGCTGGAGCGTTCGAACATCCCGGCCCTGGTCATGTCGGCTATTTCCATGGTCGGTGTGACCGATCATTACGACCGTCGCAAAGCTATTCGCCACCTCAACTCCGGGGATGTGGTAATTTTCTCTGCTGGTACCGGCAACCCGTTCTTCACCACCGACTCTGCAGCCTGCCTGCGCGCCATCGAAATCGATGCCGACGTGGTGTTGAAGGCGACCAAGGTCGATGGCGTGTACACTGCCGATCCATTCAAGGATCCGCATGCCGAGAAGTTCGATCACCTGACCTACGACGAGGTCCTGGATCGCAAGCTTGGCGTGATGGACCTGACCGCAATCTGCCTGTGCCGTGACCACAAGATGCCATTGCGGGTATTCAACATGAACAAGCCTGGCGCCCTGCTGAACATCGTAGTCGGTGGCGCCGAAGGTACTCTGATCGAGGAAGGCCAAGCATGA
- a CDS encoding [protein-PII] uridylyltransferase — protein MPQVDPELFDRGQFQAELALKASPIAAFKKAIRQAGEVLDRRFRAGCEIRPLIEARAWLVDNILQQAWNQFDWGDTSGIALVAVGGYGRGELHPHSDIDLLILLGAAEHEQYREAIERFLTLLWDIGLEVGQSVRTVDECAEQARADLTVITNLMESRTIAGPEGLRQRMLDVTSTAYMWPSKEFFLAKRAELKARHHKYNDTEYNLEPNVKGSPGGLRDIQTVLWVARRQYGTLNLHALAGEGFLLESENELLASSQDFLWRVRYALHMLAGRAEDRLLFDHQRSIAALLGYSDDNPKRAIEQFMQQYYRVVMSISQLCDLIIQHFEEVILADDDSGTTQPLNARFRLHDGYIEATKPNVFKRTPFAMLEIFVLMAQHPEIKGVRADTVRLLREHRHLIDETFRNDIRNTSLFIELFKCEIGIHRNLRRMNRYGILGRYLPEFGLIVGQMQHDLFHIYTVDAHTLNLIKHLRKLQYTPVSEKFPLASKLMGRLPKPELIYLAGLYHDIGKGRQGDHSEIGAVDAQKFCERHQLPAWDSRLIVWLVQNHLVMSTTAQRKDLSDPQVINDFALHVGDETRLDYLYVLTVADINATNPSLWNSWRASLLRQLYTETKRALRRGLENPLDREEQIRQTQSAALDILVREGTDPDDVEQLWSQLGDDYFLKHTAADVAWHSDAILQQPADGGPLVLIKETTQREFEGGTQIFIYAPDQHDFFAVTVAAMSQLNLNIHDARIITSSSQFTLDTYIVLDNDGGSIGDNPQRVKQIRDGLTEALRNPEDYPTIIQRRVPRQLKHFNFPPQVTILNDAQRPVTILEITAPDRPGLLARLGRIFLEFDLSLQNAKIATLGERVEDVFFITDADNQPLSDPQLCSRLQEAIVQQLQAGQASEASPSRVTF, from the coding sequence ATGCCCCAGGTGGATCCCGAACTGTTCGACCGCGGCCAGTTCCAGGCGGAACTGGCACTCAAGGCGAGCCCCATCGCCGCCTTCAAGAAAGCCATCCGCCAGGCCGGCGAGGTGCTCGATCGGCGTTTTCGCGCAGGGTGCGAAATCCGCCCCCTGATCGAGGCTCGCGCCTGGCTGGTCGACAATATCCTGCAACAAGCCTGGAACCAGTTCGACTGGGGCGACACCAGCGGCATCGCCCTGGTAGCGGTTGGCGGCTATGGTCGCGGCGAGCTGCACCCGCACTCGGACATCGACCTGCTGATCCTGCTTGGCGCCGCCGAACATGAGCAGTACCGCGAGGCCATCGAACGCTTCCTCACGCTGCTCTGGGACATCGGCCTTGAAGTCGGCCAGAGCGTGCGCACCGTCGACGAATGCGCCGAGCAGGCCCGTGCCGACCTGACAGTGATCACCAACCTGATGGAAAGCCGCACCATTGCCGGCCCCGAGGGCCTGCGCCAACGCATGCTGGATGTCACCAGCACCGCCTACATGTGGCCGAGCAAGGAGTTCTTCCTGGCCAAGCGCGCCGAACTCAAGGCTCGCCACCACAAGTACAACGACACCGAGTACAACCTCGAACCGAACGTCAAAGGCTCACCGGGTGGCTTGCGCGATATCCAGACAGTGCTCTGGGTCGCCCGCCGCCAGTACGGCACGTTGAACCTGCACGCCCTCGCCGGCGAAGGTTTTTTGTTGGAGAGCGAGAACGAACTGCTGGCCTCGTCTCAGGACTTCCTGTGGAGGGTGCGTTACGCCCTGCACATGCTTGCCGGGCGCGCCGAGGACCGCCTGTTGTTCGACCACCAGCGCAGCATCGCCGCGCTGCTCGGTTACAGCGACGACAACCCCAAGCGCGCCATCGAGCAGTTCATGCAGCAGTACTACCGGGTGGTGATGAGCATCAGCCAGTTGTGCGACTTGATCATCCAGCATTTCGAGGAAGTCATCCTCGCCGATGACGACAGCGGCACCACCCAACCACTGAACGCACGCTTTCGCTTGCACGACGGGTATATCGAAGCGACCAAGCCAAACGTGTTCAAGCGTACTCCATTCGCCATGCTGGAGATCTTCGTGCTGATGGCCCAGCACCCGGAGATCAAAGGGGTGCGTGCCGACACCGTGCGCCTGCTGCGCGAGCACCGGCACCTGATCGACGAAACCTTCCGCAACGATATCCGCAACACCAGCCTGTTCATCGAGCTGTTCAAGTGCGAAATCGGCATCCACCGCAACCTGAGGCGGATGAACCGATACGGCATCCTCGGCCGCTATCTGCCGGAATTCGGGCTGATCGTTGGGCAGATGCAGCACGACCTGTTCCACATTTATACGGTCGATGCGCATACCCTCAACCTCATCAAGCACCTGCGCAAGTTGCAGTACACGCCGGTGTCCGAGAAATTCCCGCTGGCCAGCAAACTCATGGGGCGTTTGCCCAAGCCCGAGCTGATCTACCTGGCAGGCCTTTATCACGACATCGGCAAGGGCCGCCAGGGCGACCATTCCGAAATCGGTGCGGTGGATGCGCAGAAGTTCTGCGAACGCCACCAACTTCCTGCCTGGGACAGCCGGCTGATCGTCTGGTTGGTGCAGAACCACCTGGTGATGTCGACCACCGCTCAGCGCAAGGACCTTTCCGACCCGCAGGTGATCAATGACTTTGCCCTGCACGTCGGTGACGAGACGCGTCTTGACTATCTCTACGTGCTGACCGTGGCCGATATCAACGCCACCAACCCTAGCCTGTGGAACTCCTGGCGCGCCAGCCTGCTGCGCCAGCTCTACACCGAAACCAAGCGTGCCCTGCGCCGCGGCCTGGAAAATCCGCTGGACCGCGAGGAACAGATCCGACAGACCCAGTCGGCGGCGCTCGATATTCTGGTGCGCGAGGGCACTGACCCGGACGACGTCGAGCAACTATGGTCGCAATTGGGCGACGACTATTTCCTCAAGCACACCGCCGCGGATGTGGCCTGGCACAGCGATGCCATCCTCCAGCAACCGGCCGACGGTGGCCCGCTGGTACTCATCAAAGAAACCACGCAACGCGAATTCGAAGGCGGCACGCAGATCTTCATCTACGCGCCCGACCAGCACGATTTCTTTGCCGTGACCGTGGCCGCCATGTCACAGCTGAACCTGAACATCCACGATGCGCGGATCATCACCTCCAGCAGCCAGTTCACCCTCGATACCTACATCGTGCTCGACAACGATGGTGGCTCGATCGGCGACAATCCGCAGCGGGTCAAGCAGATCCGCGACGGCCTGACCGAAGCGCTGCGCAACCCCGAGGATTACCCAACCATCATCCAGCGCCGGGTGCCACGCCAGCTCAAGCATTTCAATTTCCCGCCGCAGGTAACCATTCTCAACGATGCCCAGCGCCCGGTGACCATACTCGAGATCACCGCCCCCGACCGCCCTGGCCTGCTGGCGCGGCTGGGGCGGATTTTCCTGGAGTTCGACCTGTCGCTGCAGAATGCCAAGATCGCCACCCTCGGCGAGCGGGTGGAGGACGTGTTCTTCATTACCGATGCCGACAACCAGCCGCTATCCGACCCGCAGCTGTGCAGCCGCCTGCAAGAAGCGATCGTGCAGCAACTGCAGGCCGGCCAAGCCAGTGAAGCCAGCCCGAGCCGTGTGACTTTTTAA
- the dapC gene encoding succinyldiaminopimelate transaminase has product MNHALTQLQPYPFEKLRALLGTVKPAADKRAIALSIGEPKHESPAFVAKAMADNLDKLAVYPSTLGLLGLRQAIGQWCERRFGVPSGWLDAERHILPVNGTREALFAFTQAVVNRADDGLVVSPNPFYQIYEGAALLAGATPHYLPCLEDNGFNPDFDAVPADVWRRCQILFLCSPGNPTGALVPMATLKKLIALADEHDFVIAADECYSELYFDEDAPPPGLLSACAELGRSDFARCVVFHSLSKRSNLPGLRSGFVAGDASIIKPFLLYRTYHGCAMPVQTQLASIAAWQDEAHVRDNRDQYRAKYDAVLDILQPVLDVQRPDGSFYLWAKVPGCDAQFTRDLFEAEHVTVVPGSYLSREVDGVNPGAGRVRMALVAPLAECIEAAERIRAFLQAR; this is encoded by the coding sequence ATGAACCATGCCTTGACCCAGCTCCAGCCCTACCCGTTCGAGAAACTGCGCGCCCTGCTGGGCACCGTGAAGCCTGCGGCAGACAAACGCGCCATTGCCCTGTCGATCGGTGAGCCGAAACACGAATCGCCGGCATTCGTCGCCAAGGCCATGGCCGACAACCTCGACAAGCTGGCCGTGTACCCGAGCACGCTGGGCTTGCTGGGGCTGCGCCAGGCCATTGGCCAATGGTGTGAGCGCCGCTTCGGCGTGCCATCGGGCTGGCTGGATGCCGAGCGCCACATCCTGCCGGTCAACGGCACCCGTGAGGCGCTGTTCGCCTTCACCCAAGCCGTGGTCAACCGCGCCGATGACGGCCTGGTGGTCAGCCCCAATCCGTTCTACCAGATCTACGAAGGCGCAGCGTTGCTGGCCGGCGCGACCCCACACTACCTGCCGTGCCTGGAAGACAACGGCTTCAACCCCGACTTCGACGCGGTACCAGCCGACGTCTGGCGGCGCTGCCAGATCCTCTTCCTGTGCTCGCCAGGCAACCCCACTGGGGCGTTGGTGCCGATGGCGACCCTGAAAAAGCTGATTGCCTTGGCTGACGAGCACGATTTCGTGATTGCTGCCGACGAGTGCTACAGCGAGCTGTATTTCGACGAAGACGCTCCACCACCGGGCCTGCTGAGCGCCTGTGCCGAGCTTGGCCGTAGCGACTTCGCCCGCTGCGTGGTGTTCCACAGCCTGTCCAAGCGCTCCAACCTGCCGGGCCTGCGCTCGGGCTTCGTCGCCGGTGACGCGTCGATCATCAAACCGTTCCTGCTGTACCGCACCTACCACGGCTGCGCCATGCCGGTGCAAACCCAGTTGGCCAGCATCGCTGCCTGGCAGGATGAAGCGCATGTGCGCGACAACCGTGATCAGTACCGCGCCAAGTACGATGCCGTGCTCGACATCCTGCAACCGGTGCTGGACGTGCAGCGCCCGGATGGCAGCTTCTACCTTTGGGCGAAAGTCCCAGGTTGCGATGCGCAGTTCACCCGCGACCTGTTCGAAGCCGAGCATGTGACCGTCGTTCCAGGGTCGTACCTGTCCCGTGAGGTTGACGGTGTCAACCCAGGTGCCGGACGGGTGCGCATGGCGCTGGTTGCGCCATTGGCCGAGTGCATCGAGGCTGCCGAGCGGATTCGCGCGTTCCTTCAGGCCCGCTGA